Within Bacillus sp. E(2018), the genomic segment GCAAGAGGGTTTAGACAGCATGATTGATTTGTACAATGAAGCTGAAGATGATGAAGAGCTTATTCAATACGATGAGGAAGTTATAACGGCAATCAGGCAAGCCAAAGAAAGCTATGGAGAAGATTTTATCAACCAAAAGATAAACACGATCGTTAAAGAAGTGCTCTCACTCATGCAAGGGGGTCAGACCCCCGACAAAGACAAATAGCGCTTCTTTGTCTATCTGATGAGGACACTATTAACCTCCAGCACTTAAACACCCGCCTTCAGTCATTTCAGAAGGCGGGTGTTTGTGTTGTTATAGAATTTACTTATTATAAAACATATAAAAAGATAGGAAAAATGTTCCAACATAACCATAGTGTAAGTACAAATAAGATAGTGATTGGAATAGACACTGTGTATTGAATCCATCTTGTCGTGTCTGAACTGAGCTGCCACACTTTACGAACGACAAGGATGAACAGAGGTATGGTCAATAGAAGAAAGAATACTCTTACCCAATATACATAAGTCACGGTATCAGGTGTTAAAGAGAATAAAGAGATGAAGCACACGATGCCTATTATTCCATATAGGGGCCAGATGACTTGTTTCATCTTCTTAGAATCATGTATCGTTAGAAGATAGAAACCAATCATGCAGATAATGGTGAATTCGATCATTGTAGACCCTCCTAACCTGTTATCTTTTACTCTATTCTTTGATTTTATTTTTTATGAGATTACGATGCAATGAAGCGGAATTCTACCATTAAAATGATTCATAACAGAAAGGTGATAGAGATGAAAATTGCAGTAATTAACGGTAGCTCTAGAGAAAACGGAAATACGGATGCTTTGACACAAAAGGCATTAGACGGAATTCACTATACTTCTTTTTACCTCAAAAACTACAAAGTAAATCCTATAGATGATCAGCGCCATGACGCAGGGGGCTTTCATAAGGTAGATGACGATTATGAAGAATTAATTAAACAGATCCTACAGCACGATGTGCTTATTTTTGCTACACCTGTTTATTGGTATGGAATGAGTGGAGTAATGAAAAATTTTGTAGATCGATTCTCACAGAGTTTAAGAGATGGAACATTGAACTTTAAGAAAAGAATGAGCGATAAAATAGCTTATGTTATTAC encodes:
- a CDS encoding flavodoxin family protein, yielding MAVINGSSRENGNTDALTQKALDGIHYTSFYLKNYKVNPIDDQRHDAGGFHKVDDDYEELIKQILQHDVLIFATPVYWYGMSGVMKNFVDRFSQSLRDGTLNFKKRMSDKIAYVITVGGDHPRIKALPLIQQFQYIFDFLGTEFAGYLIGEANAPQEILADPKSLRDALSFNNVLSKHTEK
- a CDS encoding protein mistic yields the protein MKYNKEDREKYSEAIDRMQEGLDSMIDLYNEAEDDEELIQYDEEVITAIRQAKESYGEDFINQKINTIVKEVLSLMQGGQTPDKDK